The following coding sequences lie in one Niabella agricola genomic window:
- the pdeM gene encoding ligase-associated DNA damage response endonuclease PdeM — translation MPGRNTITIHYKDEIIILSAARAAYWPAQKMLILADLHLGKTGYFRAHGIPVSTGVMEDDLKRLAGLIEQFKPEQVLVAGDMFHHQFNKDVLIFKNWRQSYKELAFVLVPGNHDRHMPVDYGDLAIRVTDPEHVVAPFHFVHAMDKLQNERLIISGHIHPGYQLSGKARQSLCLPCFVYDTCHLLLPAFSAFTGLCTTFEKRMGADYFVISDDKIFAFK, via the coding sequence ATGCCGGGAAGGAATACAATAACAATACATTATAAAGACGAAATCATTATCCTGTCGGCGGCCAGGGCTGCATACTGGCCCGCCCAAAAAATGTTGATACTGGCCGATCTGCATCTTGGTAAAACCGGTTACTTCAGGGCACATGGTATTCCGGTTTCTACAGGGGTAATGGAAGATGACCTGAAACGCCTTGCAGGGTTAATTGAACAGTTTAAGCCGGAACAGGTATTGGTGGCTGGAGATATGTTTCATCATCAGTTTAATAAGGATGTGCTTATTTTTAAAAACTGGCGGCAATCGTATAAGGAATTAGCGTTTGTATTGGTTCCGGGAAATCATGACCGGCATATGCCTGTTGATTACGGCGACCTGGCGATACGGGTTACCGATCCGGAACATGTTGTAGCTCCTTTTCATTTTGTGCATGCCATGGACAAACTGCAGAACGAGCGGCTTATAATATCCGGCCATATACACCCCGGTTATCAGCTCTCCGGAAAAGCCCGGCAATCACTCTGTCTTCCCTGTTTTGTATATGATACCTGTCATTTATTGCTGCCGGCATTTAGTGCGTTTACGGGCCTCTGTACAACATTTGAA